One window of the Pseudomonas knackmussii B13 genome contains the following:
- a CDS encoding histidine phosphatase family protein, whose product MGSIYLIRHGQASFGADDYDVLSPTGVRQAEILGEHLAGLGLRLDRCLAGDLRRQRHTAEAALQRMAAAGLAVPDLEIDAAFNEFEADAVIRAHLDDLLEIDPQALHILRNAAQHRAEFQRLFSFVIARWVSGEHHKDGLVSWQEFLDTVHDGLQRLLQQASGRDNIAVFTSGGTITALLQLIVGMPAIKAFELNWQIVNTSLNRLKFRGSEVSLASFNSHVHLELLKAPELITYR is encoded by the coding sequence GTGGGCAGCATCTATCTGATTCGACATGGCCAGGCTTCATTCGGCGCCGACGATTACGACGTGCTCTCGCCGACCGGAGTGCGCCAGGCTGAAATCCTCGGCGAACACCTGGCCGGGCTGGGCCTGCGCCTGGACCGCTGCCTGGCCGGCGACCTGCGTCGCCAACGCCACACTGCCGAAGCGGCACTGCAGCGCATGGCCGCAGCCGGCCTGGCGGTACCCGACCTGGAAATCGATGCGGCGTTCAATGAATTCGAAGCCGACGCGGTGATCCGCGCGCACCTCGACGACCTGCTCGAAATCGACCCCCAAGCCCTGCACATCCTGCGCAATGCGGCGCAGCATCGTGCCGAGTTCCAGCGCCTGTTCTCCTTCGTCATCGCCCGTTGGGTTTCCGGCGAGCACCACAAGGACGGCCTGGTCAGTTGGCAGGAATTCCTCGACACCGTGCACGACGGCCTGCAGCGCCTGCTGCAACAAGCCAGCGGGCGCGACAACATTGCCGTGTTCACCTCCGGCGGCACCATCACCGCCCTGCTCCAGCTGATCGTCGGCATGCCGGCGATCAAGGCCTTCGAGCTGAACTGGCAGATCGTCAACACTTCGCTCAACCGCCTGAAGTTCCGCGGCAGCGAAGTGTCCCTGGCTTCCTTCAACAGTCACGTGCATCTGGAACTGTTGAAGGCGCCGGAGCTCATCACCTACCGCTGA
- the sohB gene encoding protease SohB, with product MEFLLDYAGFLAKTLTVVVAVVVVLVTIAALRGRGRRSGGHLEVRKLNDFYKDLRERLQSSVLDKDKLKALRKSEHKAVKQAKKAGSQKSRVYVLDFDGDIKASATEHLRNEITALLSLATPKDEVVLRLESGGGMVHSYGLAASQLARIRQAGVPLTVCVDKVAASGGYMMACIGERILSAPFAILGSIGVVAQLPNVHRLLKKHDVDFEVLTAGEYKRTLTVFGENTDKGREKFQEDLETTHELFKSFVAHYRPKLAIDEIATGEVWLGQAALGRKLVDELKTSDEYLAERARDADVYHLQYLQKKSVQERLGVGASTVIDRVLLSWWERLGRSRYWQ from the coding sequence GTGGAGTTTCTTCTGGATTACGCGGGCTTTCTGGCCAAGACCCTTACCGTGGTGGTGGCGGTCGTGGTGGTGTTGGTGACGATAGCGGCATTGCGTGGCCGCGGTCGTCGCTCCGGCGGCCACCTGGAAGTGCGCAAGCTCAACGACTTCTACAAGGACCTGCGCGAGCGCCTGCAGAGCAGCGTGCTGGACAAGGACAAGCTCAAGGCCCTGCGCAAGTCGGAACACAAGGCGGTCAAGCAGGCGAAGAAGGCCGGCAGCCAGAAGAGCCGTGTCTACGTCCTGGACTTCGACGGCGACATCAAGGCCTCCGCCACCGAGCACCTGCGCAACGAGATCACCGCGCTGCTCAGCCTGGCGACGCCCAAGGACGAAGTGGTGCTGCGCCTGGAAAGCGGTGGCGGCATGGTCCACAGCTACGGCCTGGCCGCTTCCCAGTTGGCGCGCATCCGACAGGCCGGCGTGCCGCTGACGGTGTGCGTCGACAAGGTCGCCGCCAGCGGCGGCTACATGATGGCTTGCATCGGTGAGCGCATCCTTTCCGCTCCCTTCGCGATCCTCGGTTCCATCGGTGTGGTGGCGCAATTGCCGAACGTGCACCGCCTGCTGAAGAAGCACGACGTCGATTTCGAGGTGCTCACCGCTGGCGAGTACAAGCGCACCCTGACCGTGTTCGGCGAGAACACCGACAAGGGCCGTGAGAAGTTCCAGGAAGACCTGGAAACCACCCACGAGCTGTTCAAGAGCTTCGTCGCCCACTACCGGCCGAAGCTCGCCATCGACGAGATCGCCACCGGCGAAGTCTGGCTGGGCCAGGCAGCACTCGGCCGCAAGCTGGTCGATGAACTGAAGACCAGCGACGAGTATCTGGCCGAACGCGCCCGCGATGCGGACGTCTATCACCTGCAGTACCTGCAGAAGAAGAGCGTTCAGGAGCGCCTGGGCGTCGGCGCCAGCACGGTGATCGACCGCGTGCTGCTGAGCTGGTGGGAGCGCCTGGGGCGCAGCCGCTACTGGCAATGA
- a CDS encoding YhdH/YhfP family quinone oxidoreductase encodes MSAFKALWVTETPHGLYEQQVVERDTSELPAGDVLIRVRYSSLNYKDALSASGNRGVTRKYPHTPGIDAAGVVEESSVGEFAPGDEVIVTGYDLGMNTDGGFGQYIRVPAAWVIKRPQGLSLREAMILGTAGLTAALCIDKLEQAGLTPASGPVLVTGASGGVGSIAVMLLAQLGYSVAASTGKLEQAEFLNGLGARQIIDRATVADGVDKPLLKEQWAGAVDTVGGDILFNVVKSLQYGGSVACCGLTAGAGFKASVLPFILRGVNLLGVDSVELPLVVKASMWDRLSLQWKLPRLEELVREISLDDLPAAINQILAGKLVGRVLVDLA; translated from the coding sequence ATGAGTGCATTCAAGGCCCTTTGGGTCACCGAAACCCCGCACGGCCTGTACGAGCAGCAAGTGGTCGAGCGCGACACCTCCGAGTTGCCCGCAGGCGACGTGCTGATCCGGGTCCGCTACTCGTCGCTGAACTACAAGGATGCGTTGTCCGCCAGCGGCAACCGTGGCGTCACCCGCAAGTACCCGCACACGCCGGGCATCGATGCGGCCGGAGTGGTGGAGGAGTCCTCTGTCGGTGAGTTCGCGCCCGGCGACGAGGTGATCGTCACCGGCTACGACCTGGGCATGAACACCGATGGTGGTTTCGGCCAGTACATCCGCGTGCCGGCCGCCTGGGTCATCAAGCGCCCGCAAGGCCTGAGCCTGCGCGAGGCGATGATCCTCGGCACCGCTGGCCTGACCGCCGCGCTGTGCATCGACAAGCTGGAGCAGGCCGGCCTCACCCCGGCTTCCGGCCCGGTGCTGGTCACCGGCGCCAGCGGCGGCGTCGGCAGCATCGCGGTGATGCTGCTGGCGCAACTGGGCTATAGCGTGGCGGCCTCGACCGGCAAGCTGGAGCAGGCGGAGTTCCTCAATGGACTGGGCGCGCGCCAGATCATCGATCGCGCCACCGTCGCCGATGGCGTCGACAAGCCGCTGCTCAAGGAGCAGTGGGCCGGCGCAGTCGACACCGTGGGCGGCGATATCCTGTTCAACGTGGTCAAGTCGCTGCAATACGGCGGCAGCGTGGCCTGCTGCGGGCTGACCGCCGGTGCCGGTTTCAAGGCATCGGTGCTGCCGTTCATCCTGCGTGGCGTGAATCTGCTCGGCGTGGACTCGGTCGAGCTGCCGCTGGTGGTCAAGGCGTCTATGTGGGATCGCCTGTCCCTGCAGTGGAAGCTGCCGCGTCTGGAAGAGCTGGTGCGCGAAATCAGCCTCGACGACCTGCCTGCCGCCATCAACCAGATCCTCGCCGGCAAGCTGGTCGGCCGGGTGCTGGTCGACCTCGCCTGA
- a CDS encoding alpha/beta fold hydrolase gives MITPHPRDLDNAQGQSLASLWYQPLGEMRGAALIVPAMGVEQRFYAAFAGWLAERGYLVVTFDYHGMGQSRRGSLREVKANVVDWGRLDCSAVLSAVAEAAGDKPLYWIGHSLGGQILPFVDGRARITRAFSIASGSGYWRDNTAGLRSRAWLLWHLIAPVVTPLLGYFPGRRLGIVGDLPRGVIEQWRRWCLHPQYALGEGEQMRIRYSAVHTPIVSLSFTDDEMMSQRSTEALLGFYQSAPKVNRRIAPEQLGVKRIGHFGFFRPQFAESLWERYLLPELG, from the coding sequence ATGATCACCCCGCACCCCCGCGACCTCGACAACGCCCAGGGACAAAGCCTGGCCAGCCTCTGGTACCAGCCGCTCGGCGAAATGCGCGGCGCCGCCCTGATCGTCCCGGCCATGGGTGTCGAGCAGCGTTTCTACGCTGCCTTCGCCGGCTGGCTGGCCGAGCGCGGCTACCTGGTCGTCACCTTCGACTACCACGGCATGGGCCAGTCGCGCCGCGGGTCGTTGCGGGAGGTGAAAGCGAACGTGGTCGACTGGGGCCGACTCGACTGCAGCGCCGTACTCTCCGCTGTCGCCGAGGCCGCCGGAGACAAGCCGCTGTACTGGATCGGCCATAGCCTTGGCGGGCAAATCCTGCCCTTCGTCGATGGCCGAGCGCGCATCACGCGCGCCTTCAGCATCGCCAGCGGCAGCGGCTACTGGCGCGACAACACGGCCGGCCTGCGTAGCCGCGCCTGGTTGCTCTGGCACCTGATCGCACCGGTAGTAACGCCGCTGCTGGGCTACTTCCCGGGACGCCGCCTGGGCATCGTCGGAGACCTGCCGCGCGGCGTGATCGAGCAATGGCGGCGCTGGTGCCTGCATCCGCAGTACGCGCTCGGCGAGGGCGAGCAGATGCGCATCCGCTATTCGGCGGTGCACACGCCTATCGTGTCGCTGTCGTTCACCGACGATGAAATGATGTCCCAGCGCAGCACCGAGGCCCTGCTGGGCTTCTACCAGAGCGCGCCCAAGGTGAACCGGCGGATCGCCCCGGAACAACTGGGCGTGAAGCGCATCGGCCACTTCGGCTTCTTCCGGCCGCAGTTCGCCGAGTCGCTGTGGGAGCGTTATCTGCTACCGGAGCTGGGCTAA
- a CDS encoding hotdog fold domain-containing protein, translating into MSQMMQMYRQVGPEQFSAMIGQVAPYFASIAPTFVELRPGYAEVTFAKRREVLNHIGTVHAIALCNAAELAAGTMTDVSIPAGRRWIPRGMTVEYLAKADGDIRAVADGGAVDWSAEGDLKVPVLAYVGDKLVFRAEITMYVSQA; encoded by the coding sequence ATGAGTCAGATGATGCAGATGTACCGTCAGGTCGGTCCCGAGCAGTTCAGCGCCATGATCGGCCAGGTCGCGCCCTACTTCGCCAGCATCGCGCCGACCTTCGTCGAGCTGCGCCCGGGCTATGCCGAGGTGACTTTCGCCAAGCGCCGCGAAGTGCTCAATCATATCGGCACCGTGCATGCGATTGCGCTATGCAATGCCGCCGAACTGGCCGCCGGGACCATGACCGATGTCTCTATCCCTGCTGGTCGTCGCTGGATTCCCCGCGGCATGACCGTGGAATACCTGGCCAAGGCCGACGGCGACATCCGCGCGGTGGCCGATGGCGGCGCCGTCGACTGGAGCGCCGAGGGCGACCTCAAGGTGCCGGTGCTGGCCTATGTCGGCGACAAGCTGGTGTTCCGCGCCGAAATCACCATGTACGTCAGCCAGGCCTGA
- a CDS encoding TetR/AcrR family transcriptional regulator produces the protein MGRASRKDDILQAALACFSEFGVDATTIEMIRDRSGASIGSLYHHFGNRERIIGALYLEGVGQYAAMLEAGLAQDMGAESCIKLFVTCYIDWVMANPDWARFVLHNRGRVEHSEMGDELREANRQQGRRIAELLRMHREAGALRDMPLELFNSVVIGPTHDFVRNWLAGRTRIELKDCRDLLAQIAWESVRA, from the coding sequence ATGGGCCGAGCTTCCCGCAAAGACGACATCCTCCAGGCCGCGTTGGCCTGTTTCAGCGAGTTTGGGGTGGATGCCACCACCATCGAGATGATCCGCGACCGTTCCGGTGCCAGCATCGGCAGCCTCTACCACCACTTCGGCAACCGCGAGCGGATCATCGGCGCGCTCTACCTGGAGGGCGTTGGCCAGTACGCGGCGATGCTCGAAGCCGGCTTGGCGCAGGACATGGGCGCCGAGTCGTGCATCAAGCTGTTCGTCACCTGCTACATCGACTGGGTGATGGCCAACCCCGACTGGGCGCGCTTCGTCCTGCACAACCGCGGACGGGTCGAGCACAGCGAGATGGGCGATGAATTGCGCGAGGCCAACCGCCAGCAGGGCCGGCGCATTGCCGAACTGCTGCGGATGCACCGGGAAGCCGGGGCGCTGCGCGACATGCCCCTGGAGCTGTTCAACTCGGTGGTGATAGGCCCGACCCACGATTTCGTGCGCAACTGGCTGGCCGGACGTACCCGGATCGAGCTGAAGGATTGCCGCGATCTGCTGGCGCAGATCGCCTGGGAAAGCGTGCGGGCGTAG
- a CDS encoding sugar MFS transporter, whose amino-acid sequence MPDNNRHTSALTVLTVLFFMWGLITSLNDILVPHLKAVFTLNYVQASLIQFSFFTAYFVMSFPSGRLVERLGYKSGIILGLLTAGVGCLLFVPAASAQSYMFFLAALFILASGITLLQVAANPYVNILGSPESAASRLNMTQAFNSLGTTVGPLVGSVTILAIGAGAAGEIGSATAEADSVKMPYLVLAGLLLAIAVLIALFRLPKITHGEPSDGSASGQHSLFAHRHLVFGVIGIFAYVGAEVAIGSYLVSLMGQPDIAGLPSEKASKYLSLYWGGAMVGRFIGSVLMRSIRPNRMLAFNALVNAALLAVAISIGGHVAMWALILIGLFNSIMFPTIFSLALEGLGNLTSKGSGLLCMAIVGGALMPLLQGFCADHIGLLYSFAIPLVCYLYISWFGARGYRADELPAKRTATAP is encoded by the coding sequence ATGCCAGACAACAATCGTCATACCAGTGCGCTCACGGTGCTCACCGTGCTCTTCTTCATGTGGGGCCTGATCACCTCGCTGAATGACATCCTGGTGCCGCACCTGAAGGCGGTGTTCACCCTCAATTACGTGCAGGCGTCGCTGATCCAGTTCAGCTTCTTCACCGCCTACTTCGTGATGTCCTTCCCCTCCGGCCGCCTGGTCGAGCGCCTGGGCTACAAGAGCGGGATCATCCTCGGCCTGCTGACCGCCGGTGTCGGTTGCCTGCTGTTCGTGCCGGCGGCCAGCGCGCAGTCCTATATGTTCTTCCTCGCCGCGCTGTTCATCCTCGCGTCCGGCATCACCCTGCTGCAGGTGGCGGCCAACCCGTACGTGAACATCCTCGGCAGCCCCGAATCGGCGGCCAGTCGATTGAACATGACCCAGGCCTTCAACTCGCTGGGCACCACGGTCGGCCCTTTGGTGGGCTCGGTGACCATCCTTGCGATCGGTGCCGGCGCCGCCGGTGAAATTGGCAGCGCCACCGCCGAGGCGGACTCGGTGAAAATGCCGTACCTGGTGCTGGCCGGCCTGCTGCTGGCTATCGCCGTGCTGATCGCCCTCTTCCGCCTGCCGAAGATCACCCACGGCGAACCCAGCGACGGTTCTGCGTCCGGCCAGCATTCGCTGTTCGCCCATCGCCATCTGGTCTTCGGCGTGATCGGCATCTTCGCCTACGTCGGCGCCGAAGTAGCCATCGGCAGCTACCTGGTCAGCCTGATGGGCCAGCCGGACATCGCCGGCCTACCGAGCGAGAAGGCCAGCAAATACCTGTCGCTGTACTGGGGCGGCGCCATGGTTGGCCGCTTCATCGGCAGCGTGTTGATGCGCAGCATCCGCCCGAACCGCATGCTGGCGTTCAACGCGCTGGTCAACGCCGCGCTGCTGGCGGTTGCCATCAGCATTGGCGGTCACGTGGCGATGTGGGCGCTGATCCTGATCGGCCTGTTCAACTCGATCATGTTCCCGACCATCTTCTCGCTGGCCCTCGAAGGCCTGGGCAACCTCACCAGCAAAGGTTCGGGCCTGCTCTGCATGGCCATCGTCGGCGGCGCGCTGATGCCGCTGCTGCAGGGCTTCTGCGCCGACCACATCGGCCTGCTCTACTCGTTCGCCATCCCGCTGGTCTGCTACCTCTACATCAGCTGGTTCGGCGCCCGCGGCTACCGCGCCGATGAGCTCCCCGCCAAGCGCACCGCAACCGCGCCCTGA
- a CDS encoding pirin family protein: MNPAPLAIRPRAEDVEGMSILRALPAAQCRSVGPFVFFDHMLATDFAPGQGMNIHQHPHIGLSTLTYLLEGEVQHKDSLGSDQLVRPGDVSWMTAGRGVAHVERTPQALRESGSRMHGLQVWLALPQAEEGREPSYQHVPAAQLPQSESLGVRIRLIAGSGFCLESPVKVLSPTLYADLELVAGSTLILSPEIAERALYLLEGEALLDDNPAPLRELLVLPSGESPVLSACSDCRAVLIGGAPLDAPRRMNWNFVASDPALIEQARQRWAAGDWPRVPGEQRRIELPR; the protein is encoded by the coding sequence ATGAATCCCGCTCCGCTCGCCATCCGTCCTCGCGCCGAAGACGTCGAAGGCATGTCCATCCTGCGCGCGCTGCCCGCCGCGCAGTGCCGCAGCGTCGGCCCCTTCGTGTTCTTCGACCACATGCTCGCCACCGACTTCGCGCCGGGCCAGGGCATGAACATCCACCAGCACCCGCACATCGGCCTGTCCACCCTCACCTACCTGCTCGAAGGCGAGGTGCAGCACAAGGACAGCCTCGGTTCGGACCAGTTGGTACGCCCCGGCGACGTCAGCTGGATGACCGCCGGCCGCGGCGTCGCCCATGTCGAGCGCACGCCGCAGGCGCTTCGCGAAAGCGGTTCGCGGATGCACGGCCTGCAGGTCTGGCTGGCCTTGCCGCAGGCCGAAGAAGGCCGGGAGCCCAGCTACCAGCACGTGCCCGCCGCACAGTTGCCGCAGAGCGAAAGCCTCGGCGTGCGCATCCGCCTGATCGCCGGCAGCGGATTCTGCCTGGAGTCGCCGGTGAAGGTGCTTTCGCCAACGCTCTACGCCGATCTCGAGCTGGTAGCCGGGAGCACTCTGATTCTTTCGCCTGAAATTGCTGAAAGAGCACTTTACCTCTTGGAAGGCGAAGCCCTGCTCGACGACAATCCCGCGCCCTTGCGCGAGCTGCTCGTCCTGCCCTCCGGGGAAAGCCCGGTCTTGAGCGCCTGCAGCGATTGCCGCGCGGTGCTCATCGGCGGCGCGCCGCTGGATGCGCCACGGCGGATGAACTGGAACTTCGTAGCCAGCGATCCGGCGTTGATCGAGCAGGCCCGACAGCGCTGGGCCGCCGGTGACTGGCCGCGCGTGCCCGGCGAGCAGAGGCGCATCGAGCTGCCGCGCTGA
- a CDS encoding PDC sensor domain-containing protein — MRAINGDVQSIAQVAADLRGKAGQVQQHSQAVRGNADRLLEGLGAFRLRLHREVLEHVQQLAGDSRLLGSIEDAERLLRQTLAEDERFELFYLVGGNGVQLSDNLFAAGVAAGASSDARGRDWSQRPWFRAVKDSGLGHVTPVYRSSATDDYCLTVSVPLFDASGALVRVLGADVRLSALL; from the coding sequence GTGCGCGCCATCAACGGCGACGTGCAGAGCATCGCGCAGGTGGCCGCCGATCTGCGCGGCAAGGCCGGCCAGGTGCAGCAACACAGCCAGGCCGTGCGCGGCAATGCCGACCGCCTGCTGGAGGGCCTCGGCGCCTTTCGCCTGCGCCTGCACCGCGAAGTGCTGGAGCACGTCCAGCAACTGGCCGGCGATTCGCGCCTGCTTGGCTCGATAGAGGATGCGGAGCGCCTGCTGCGCCAGACGCTCGCCGAGGACGAGCGCTTCGAGCTGTTCTACCTGGTGGGCGGCAACGGCGTGCAGCTATCGGACAACCTGTTCGCTGCTGGCGTTGCTGCCGGCGCCAGCAGTGATGCCCGTGGCCGCGACTGGTCGCAGCGCCCCTGGTTCCGCGCCGTGAAGGACAGCGGGCTGGGCCATGTCACGCCGGTGTACCGCTCCAGCGCCACCGACGACTATTGCCTGACCGTCTCGGTCCCGCTGTTCGACGCCAGCGGTGCGCTGGTCCGCGTGCTCGGCGCCGACGTGCGACTCTCAGCCCTGCTCTGA
- a CDS encoding DUF1302 domain-containing protein — MSIHLCIERGWGNPLRWAPRRAGALVGLLPLLVAGSAHAIEFSLADQQVTGSLDSTLSYGAMWRVQSRDSSNITDINADDGNRNFDTGLVSEVYKLTSDLSAKYENYGLFMRGTAYYDTQIMDKRNDYLDTTDGVERPSQSFPQDDHFTEDTRHIAGRKAELLDAYLSGSWDVANHPLTGRVGRQVLNWGESTFYRGGINTINPVDASRFHLPGSELKEVLVPMEALSFNLGLTDNLSMESYYQWKWKETRLDPVGTYFSDTDLFADGGNTAYTTETNPLIKQLLAGYPTVASLGLLGNGPHGPNAYLNPTTGTFKVANIGKDIEARDSGQYGVAFRYVAEQLNSTEFGLYFVNYHAKEPQVAVDLRNYQGVNVAALNSLLGPLGLGDAVPGLATLDMASNAEARRDYVEDIRMYGFSFNTTLGDASLAGEVAYRPNMPISISATDDLLGDLLTQGVLGQTNLYDGSVAAAQACAPVAGKELCRGSVFENYERAETYNASLTGIYNFGPHMTFDSVIGVAEVAGEFIRGSSLKYTAWDGSVRRFVGAQDKAYVNGNGDDVQISRDSYGYTLLLSGSWNDVFAGVKLSPYAVFQDDFQGNSDRTGNFIEGRKAYTLGADASYLNSFQVGLQYTDFYGAGDNNSMRDRDNVSITAKYSF, encoded by the coding sequence ATGAGCATTCATCTGTGCATCGAGAGGGGGTGGGGCAATCCGCTACGTTGGGCACCTCGTCGCGCGGGCGCGCTGGTCGGGCTGCTGCCGTTGCTGGTCGCCGGTTCCGCACACGCCATCGAATTCAGTCTCGCCGATCAACAGGTCACCGGTTCGCTGGACAGCACGCTGTCCTACGGCGCGATGTGGCGCGTACAAAGCCGCGACTCGAGCAACATCACCGATATCAACGCCGACGACGGCAACCGCAACTTCGATACCGGGCTGGTCTCGGAGGTCTACAAGCTGACCTCGGACCTCTCCGCCAAATACGAGAACTACGGCCTGTTCATGCGTGGCACCGCGTACTACGACACGCAGATCATGGACAAGCGCAATGACTACCTCGACACCACCGACGGCGTCGAGCGGCCCAGCCAGTCGTTCCCGCAGGACGACCACTTCACCGAAGACACCCGGCACATCGCCGGCCGCAAGGCCGAGTTGCTCGATGCCTATCTGTCGGGCAGCTGGGACGTTGCCAATCACCCGCTGACCGGCCGCGTGGGCCGCCAGGTGTTGAACTGGGGCGAGAGCACCTTCTACCGGGGCGGCATCAACACCATCAACCCGGTGGACGCCTCGCGCTTCCACCTGCCGGGTTCCGAGCTCAAGGAAGTGCTGGTGCCGATGGAGGCGCTGAGCTTCAACCTCGGCCTCACCGACAACCTGTCGATGGAAAGCTACTACCAGTGGAAGTGGAAGGAGACCCGCCTGGACCCGGTGGGCACCTACTTCTCCGACACCGACCTGTTCGCCGACGGCGGCAACACCGCCTACACCACCGAAACCAATCCGCTGATCAAGCAACTGCTGGCCGGATACCCGACGGTGGCCTCGCTGGGGCTGCTGGGCAACGGTCCGCACGGGCCCAACGCCTACCTCAACCCCACCACCGGCACCTTCAAGGTGGCCAATATCGGCAAGGACATCGAAGCCCGCGACAGCGGCCAATACGGCGTGGCTTTCCGCTACGTGGCAGAACAGCTGAACTCCACCGAGTTCGGTCTGTACTTCGTCAACTATCACGCCAAGGAACCGCAGGTTGCCGTCGACCTGCGCAACTACCAGGGCGTCAACGTCGCCGCGCTGAACAGCCTGCTCGGCCCGCTGGGGCTCGGCGACGCAGTGCCTGGCCTGGCGACCCTCGACATGGCCAGCAACGCCGAGGCGCGCCGCGACTACGTCGAAGACATCCGCATGTATGGCTTCAGCTTCAACACCACCCTGGGCGATGCCTCGCTGGCGGGTGAGGTCGCCTACCGGCCGAACATGCCGATCAGCATTTCCGCCACCGACGACCTGCTTGGCGACCTGCTGACCCAAGGCGTTCTGGGGCAAACCAACCTCTACGACGGCAGCGTCGCGGCTGCTCAGGCCTGCGCGCCGGTAGCCGGCAAGGAGCTGTGCCGCGGCAGCGTGTTCGAGAACTACGAGCGCGCCGAGACCTACAACGCATCGCTGACCGGCATCTACAACTTCGGCCCGCACATGACCTTCGACTCGGTGATCGGCGTCGCCGAGGTGGCCGGCGAGTTCATCCGTGGCAGCAGCCTGAAGTACACCGCCTGGGACGGCAGCGTCCGCCGCTTCGTCGGTGCGCAGGACAAGGCCTACGTCAACGGCAATGGCGACGACGTACAGATCAGCCGCGACAGCTATGGCTACACGCTGCTGCTGTCGGGCTCCTGGAACGACGTCTTCGCCGGCGTGAAGCTGTCGCCCTACGCGGTCTTCCAGGACGACTTCCAGGGCAACTCGGACCGCACCGGCAACTTCATCGAAGGCCGCAAGGCCTATACCCTGGGCGCCGATGCGAGCTACCTGAACAGCTTCCAGGTGGGGCTGCAGTACACCGACTTCTACGGTGCCGGCGACAACAACTCCATGCGCGACCGGGACAACGTCTCGATCACCGCGAAATACTCGTTCTGA
- a CDS encoding DUF1329 domain-containing protein: MFTKKPLIALLALAALAATEARAAVSPSQAEQLKSTLTPLGAERAASADGKIPAWTGGLTQAPAGYKGPGYHHVDPYASDKPLFTISKANLDQYKDHLTPGQIALINTYPDTFKIPVYETRRSGAAPQWVYDNTYRNATTAKLVEGGNGFADAYGGIPFPIPQSGVEALWNHIARYRGTYIERRSAQTGVQRNGAYSLVTSQDAALFRFYDPKGSFDKLDNTLFYYMTFTTAPARLAGEGALVQETLDQVKEPRQAWGYSPGQRRVRRAPTLAYDTPIEDSDGLRTADDTDMYNGAPDRYDWTLVGKKEIYIPYNNYRITSPDVKYKDLLLPGHVNPQYTRYELHRVWVVDGKLKPGARHIYSRRTLYLDEDSWGAAVVDQYDGRGELWRVSMAYLKNFYEQPMVWTALDTFHDLQSRRYSVQWLDNEEAGTADFSKPAPDTAEFSPSALRRKASR, encoded by the coding sequence ATGTTCACGAAGAAACCCCTGATCGCCCTGCTGGCCCTCGCGGCGCTGGCGGCGACCGAAGCGCGCGCGGCGGTCAGCCCGTCGCAGGCGGAGCAGCTCAAGAGCACCCTGACCCCGCTGGGGGCGGAGAGGGCGGCGAGCGCCGACGGCAAGATCCCGGCCTGGACCGGCGGCCTGACCCAGGCGCCCGCCGGCTATAAGGGGCCGGGTTACCACCACGTCGACCCCTATGCCAGCGACAAGCCGCTGTTCACCATCTCCAAGGCCAACCTGGATCAGTACAAGGACCACCTGACGCCGGGTCAGATCGCGCTTATCAACACCTACCCGGATACGTTCAAGATTCCGGTCTATGAGACCCGACGCTCCGGCGCGGCGCCGCAGTGGGTGTACGACAACACCTACCGCAATGCCACTACCGCCAAGCTAGTAGAGGGCGGCAACGGCTTCGCCGACGCCTACGGCGGCATTCCCTTCCCGATTCCGCAAAGCGGCGTGGAAGCGCTGTGGAACCACATCGCGCGCTACCGCGGCACCTACATCGAACGTCGTTCGGCGCAGACTGGCGTGCAGCGCAACGGCGCCTACTCGCTGGTGACCTCCCAGGATGCGGCGCTGTTCCGCTTCTACGATCCCAAGGGCAGCTTCGACAAGCTCGACAACACGCTCTTCTACTACATGACCTTCACCACCGCCCCGGCCCGCCTGGCCGGTGAGGGCGCGCTGGTGCAGGAGACCCTCGACCAGGTCAAGGAACCGCGCCAGGCCTGGGGCTACAGCCCGGGTCAGCGCCGCGTGCGCCGCGCGCCGACGCTGGCCTACGACACCCCGATCGAGGACTCCGACGGCCTGCGCACCGCCGACGACACCGACATGTACAACGGTGCGCCGGACCGCTACGACTGGACCCTGGTGGGCAAGAAGGAAATCTACATCCCGTACAACAACTACCGGATCACCAGCCCGGACGTGAAGTACAAGGACCTGCTGCTGCCCGGCCACGTCAATCCGCAATACACCCGCTACGAGCTGCACCGCGTGTGGGTGGTCGACGGCAAGCTGAAGCCCGGCGCGCGCCACATCTACTCGCGTCGCACCCTGTACCTCGACGAGGACAGCTGGGGCGCAGCGGTGGTCGACCAGTACGACGGTCGCGGCGAGCTGTGGCGTGTGTCCATGGCCTACCTGAAGAACTTCTACGAGCAGCCGATGGTGTGGACCGCGCTGGACACCTTCCACGACCTGCAGTCGCGCCGCTACAGT